One part of the Sorangiineae bacterium MSr11954 genome encodes these proteins:
- a CDS encoding response regulator, producing the protein MALASDPKVPPTCCSPEPRIGPKKGSVPPKGNTAPSTPLKILVVDDHGSFREMLREIIVGLGHECRIARDGLEAWEMLQAERADVVLSDWQMPRMNGADLCSRIRSADGEFNYTYFVLLTGLADKAHFLRAMEAGADGCYTKCIDPDEIQAHLVSAGRIVALHRRASAGRQPISRSS; encoded by the coding sequence ATGGCGCTCGCGTCGGATCCCAAAGTACCCCCCACCTGCTGCTCGCCCGAACCCCGGATCGGCCCGAAGAAGGGAAGCGTCCCGCCCAAGGGGAACACCGCGCCGTCCACCCCGCTGAAGATCCTGGTGGTGGACGATCACGGGTCCTTTCGCGAGATGCTCCGGGAGATCATCGTGGGGCTCGGACACGAGTGCCGCATCGCGCGCGACGGCCTCGAAGCGTGGGAGATGCTCCAGGCCGAGCGCGCCGACGTGGTGCTCAGCGATTGGCAGATGCCGCGCATGAACGGCGCCGATCTTTGCAGCCGCATTCGCTCGGCCGACGGTGAGTTCAATTACACCTATTTCGTTTTGCTCACCGGCCTCGCCGACAAAGCGCACTTCCTGCGCGCCATGGAAGCTGGCGCCGATGGCTGCTACACCAAATGCATCGATCCGGACGAAATCCAGGCGCACTTGGTCTCCGCCGGGCGCATCGTGGCGCTCCACCGCCGCGCCTCGGCCGGGCGACAACCCATTTCGCGATCGAGCTGA